A window of Oncorhynchus keta strain PuntledgeMale-10-30-2019 chromosome 27, Oket_V2, whole genome shotgun sequence contains these coding sequences:
- the LOC127912433 gene encoding uncharacterized protein LOC127912433 isoform X2, whose translation MNNRTEEEEVCTNRTEEEEVCNNRTEEEEVCNNRTEEEEVCNNRTEEEEVCTNRTEEEEVCTNRTEEEEVCTNRTEEEGVCNNRTEEEEVCTNRTEEEEVCTNRTEEEEVCNNRTEEEEVCNNRTEEEEVCTNRTEEEEVCTNRTEEEEVCTNRTEEEEVCTNRTEEEEVCNNRTEEEEVCTNRTEEEEVCTNRTEEEEVCTNRTEEVVMCNNRTEEVVMCNNRTEEVVMCNNRTEEVVMCNNRTEEVVMCNNRTEEVVMCNNRTEEVVMCNNRTEEVVMCNNRTEEVVMCNNRTEEVVMCNNRTEEVVMCNNRTEEGVMCNNRTEEVVMCNNRTEEVVMCNNRTEEVVMCNNRTEEVVMCNNRTEEGVMCNNRTEEVVMCNNRTEEGVMCNNRTEEGVMCNNRTEMVMCEGMKGEQ comes from the exons ATgaataacagaacagaggaggaggaggtgtgtactaacagaacagaggaggaggaggtgtgtaataacagaacagaggaggaggaggtgtgtaataacagaacagaggaggaggaggtgtgtaataacagaacagaggaggaggag gtgtgtactaacagaacagaggaggaggaggtgtgtactaacagaacagaggaggaggaggtgtgtactaacagaacagaggaggagggt gtgtgtaataacagaacagaggaggaggaggtgtgtactaacagaacagaggaggaggaggtgtgtactaacagaacagaggaggaggag gtgtgtaataacagaacagaggaggaggag gtgtgtaataacagaacagaggaggaggaggtgtgtactaacagaacagaggaggaggaggtgtgtactaacagaacagaggaggaggaggtgtgtactaacagaacagaggaggaggaggtgtgtactaacagaacagaggaggaggaggtgtgtaataacagaacagaggaggaggaggtgtgtactaacagaacagaggaggaggaggtgtgtactaacagaacagaggaggaggag gtgtgtactaacagaacagaggaggtggtgatgtgtaataacagaacagaggag gtggtgatgtgtaataacagaacagaggaggtggtgatgtgtaataacagaacagaggaggtggtgatgtgtaataacagaacagaggaggtggtgatgtgtaataacagaacagaggaggtggtgatgtgtaataacagaacagaggaggtggtgatgtgtaataacagaacagaggaggtggtgatgtgtaataacagaacagaggaggtggtgatgtgtaataacagaacagaggaggtggtgatgtgtaataacagaacagaggaggtggtgatgtgtaataacagaacagaggagggggTGATGTGTaataacagaacagaggaggtggtgatgtgtaataacagaacagaggaggtggtgatgtgtaataacagaacagaggaggtggtgatgtgtaataacagaacagaggaggtggtgatgtgtaataacagaacagaggagggggTGATGTGTaataacagaacagaggag gtggtgatgtgtaataacagaacagaggagggggTGATGTGTaataacagaacagaggag ggggTGATGTGTAATAACAGAACAGAGATGGTGATGTGTGAGGGAATGAAGGGAGAGCAATGA
- the LOC127912433 gene encoding uncharacterized protein LOC127912433 isoform X4, with product MNNRTEEEEVCTNRTEEEEVCNNRTEEEEVCNNRTEEEEVCNNRTEEEEVCTNRTEEEEVCTNRTEEEEVCTNRTEEEGVCNNRTEEEEVCTNRTEEEEVCTNRTEEEEVCNNRTEEEEVCNNRTEEEEVCTNRTEEEEVCTNRTEEEEVCTNRTEEEEVCTNRTEEEEVCNNRTEEEEVCTNRTEEEEVCTNRTEEEEVCTNRTEEVVMCNNRTEEVVMCNNRTEEVVMCNNRTEEVVMCNNRTEEVVMCNNRTEEVVMCNNRTEEVVMCNNRTEEVVMCNNRTEEVVMCNNRTEEVVMCNNRTEEVVMCNNRTEEGVMCNNRTEEVVMCNNRTEEVVMCNNRTEEVVMCNNRTEEVVMCNNRTEEGVMCNNRTEEGVMCNNRTEMVMCEGMKGEQ from the exons ATgaataacagaacagaggaggaggaggtgtgtactaacagaacagaggaggaggaggtgtgtaataacagaacagaggaggaggaggtgtgtaataacagaacagaggaggaggaggtgtgtaataacagaacagaggaggaggag gtgtgtactaacagaacagaggaggaggaggtgtgtactaacagaacagaggaggaggaggtgtgtactaacagaacagaggaggagggt gtgtgtaataacagaacagaggaggaggaggtgtgtactaacagaacagaggaggaggaggtgtgtactaacagaacagaggaggaggag gtgtgtaataacagaacagaggaggaggag gtgtgtaataacagaacagaggaggaggaggtgtgtactaacagaacagaggaggaggaggtgtgtactaacagaacagaggaggaggaggtgtgtactaacagaacagaggaggaggaggtgtgtactaacagaacagaggaggaggaggtgtgtaataacagaacagaggaggaggaggtgtgtactaacagaacagaggaggaggaggtgtgtactaacagaacagaggaggaggag gtgtgtactaacagaacagaggaggtggtgatgtgtaataacagaacagaggag gtggtgatgtgtaataacagaacagaggaggtggtgatgtgtaataacagaacagaggaggtggtgatgtgtaataacagaacagaggaggtggtgatgtgtaataacagaacagaggaggtggtgatgtgtaataacagaacagaggaggtggtgatgtgtaataacagaacagaggaggtggtgatgtgtaataacagaacagaggaggtggtgatgtgtaataacagaacagaggaggtggtgatgtgtaataacagaacagaggaggtggtgatgtgtaataacagaacagaggagggggTGATGTGTaataacagaacagaggaggtggtgatgtgtaataacagaacagaggaggtggtgatgtgtaataacagaacagaggaggtggtgatgtgtaataacagaacagaggaggtggtgatgtgtaataacagaacagaggagggggTGATGTGTaataacagaacagaggag ggggTGATGTGTAATAACAGAACAGAGATGGTGATGTGTGAGGGAATGAAGGGAGAGCAATGA
- the LOC127912433 gene encoding uncharacterized protein LOC127912433 isoform X29, translating to MNNRTEEEEVCTNRTEEEEVCTNRTEEEEVCTNRTEEEEVCTNRTEEEEVCTNRTEEEEVCTNRTEEEEVCTNRTEEVVMCNNRTEEVVMCNNRTEEVVMCNNRTEEVVMCNNRTEEVVMCNNRTEEVVMCNNRTEEVVMCNNRTEEVVMCNNRTEEVVMCNNRTEEVVMCNNRTEEVVMCNNRTEEGVMCNNRTEEVVMCNNRTEEVVMCNNRTEEVVMCNNRTEEVVMCNNRTEEGVMCNNRTEEVVMCNNRTEEGVMCNNRTEEVVMCNNRTEEVVMCNNRTEEGVMCNNRTEMVMCEGMKGEQ from the exons ATgaataacagaacagaggaggaggaggtgtgtactaacagaacagaggaggaggag gtgtgtactaacagaacagaggaggaggaggtgtgtactaacagaacagaggaggaggaggtgtgtactaacagaacagaggaggag gaggtgtgtactaacagaacagaggaggaggaggtgtgtactaacagaacagaggaggaggag gtgtgtactaacagaacagaggaggtggtgatgtgtaataacagaacagaggag gtggtgatgtgtaataacagaacagaggaggtggtgatgtgtaataacagaacagaggaggtggtgatgtgtaataacagaacagaggaggtggtgatgtgtaataacagaacagaggaggtggtgatgtgtaataacagaacagaggaggtggtgatgtgtaataacagaacagaggaggtggtgatgtgtaataacagaacagaggaggtggtgatgtgtaataacagaacagaggaggtggtgatgtgtaataacagaacagaggaggtggtgatgtgtaataacagaacagaggagggggTGATGTGTaataacagaacagaggaggtggtgatgtgtaataacagaacagaggaggtggtgatgtgtaataacagaacagaggaggtggtgatgtgtaataacagaacagaggaggtggtgatgtgtaataacagaacagaggagggggTGATGTGTaataacagaacagaggag gtggtgatgtgtaataacagaacagaggagggggTGATGTGTaataacagaacagaggag gtggtgatgtgtaataacagaacagaggaggtggtgatgtgtaataacagaacagaggagggggTGATGTGTAATAACAGAACAGAGATGGTGATGTGTGAGGGAATGAAGGGAGAGCAATGA
- the LOC127912433 gene encoding uncharacterized protein LOC127912433 isoform X24 encodes MNNRTEEEEVCTNRTEEEEVCTNRTEEEEVCTNRTEEEEVCTNRTEEEEVCTNRTEEEEVCTNRTEEEEVCNNRTEEEEVCTNRTEEEEVCTNRTEEEEVCTNRTEEVVMCNNRTEEVVMCNNRTEEVVMCNNRTEEVVMCNNRTEEVVMCNNRTEEVVMCNNRTEEVVMCNNRTEEVVMCNNRTEEVVMCNNRTEEVVMCNNRTEEVVMCNNRTEEGVMCNNRTEEVVMCNNRTEEVVMCNNRTEEVVMCNNRTEEVVMCNNRTEEGVMCNNRTEEVVMCNNRTEEGVMCNNRTEEVVMCNNRTEEVVMCNNRTEEGVMCNNRTEMVMCEGMKGEQ; translated from the exons ATgaataacagaacagaggaggaggaggtgtgtactaacagaacagaggaggaggag gtgtgtactaacagaacagaggaggaggag gtgtgtactaacagaacagaggaggaggaggtgtgtactaacagaacagaggaggaggaggtgtgtactaacagaacagaggaggaggaggtgtgtactaacagaacagaggaggaggaggtgtgtaataacagaacagaggaggaggaggtgtgtactaacagaacagaggaggaggaggtgtgtactaacagaacagaggaggaggag gtgtgtactaacagaacagaggaggtggtgatgtgtaataacagaacagaggag gtggtgatgtgtaataacagaacagaggaggtggtgatgtgtaataacagaacagaggaggtggtgatgtgtaataacagaacagaggaggtggtgatgtgtaataacagaacagaggaggtggtgatgtgtaataacagaacagaggaggtggtgatgtgtaataacagaacagaggaggtggtgatgtgtaataacagaacagaggaggtggtgatgtgtaataacagaacagaggaggtggtgatgtgtaataacagaacagaggaggtggtgatgtgtaataacagaacagaggagggggTGATGTGTaataacagaacagaggaggtggtgatgtgtaataacagaacagaggaggtggtgatgtgtaataacagaacagaggaggtggtgatgtgtaataacagaacagaggaggtggtgatgtgtaataacagaacagaggagggggTGATGTGTaataacagaacagaggag gtggtgatgtgtaataacagaacagaggagggggTGATGTGTaataacagaacagaggag gtggtgatgtgtaataacagaacagaggaggtggtgatgtgtaataacagaacagaggagggggTGATGTGTAATAACAGAACAGAGATGGTGATGTGTGAGGGAATGAAGGGAGAGCAATGA
- the LOC127912433 gene encoding uncharacterized protein LOC127912433 isoform X21, with protein sequence MNNRTEEEEVCTNRTEEEEVCNNRTEEEEVCTNRTEEEEVCTNRTEEEEVCTNRTEEEEVCTNRTEEEEVCTNRTEEEEVCNNRTEEEEVCTNRTEEEEVCTNRTEEEEVCTNRTEEVVMCNNRTEEVVMCNNRTEEVVMCNNRTEEVVMCNNRTEEVVMCNNRTEEVVMCNNRTEEVVMCNNRTEEVVMCNNRTEEVVMCNNRTEEVVMCNNRTEEVVMCNNRTEEGVMCNNRTEEVVMCNNRTEEVVMCNNRTEEVVMCNNRTEEVVMCNNRTEEGVMCNNRTEEVVMCNNRTEEGVMCNNRTEEVVMCNNRTEEVVMCNNRTEEGVMCNNRTEMVMCEGMKGEQ encoded by the exons ATgaataacagaacagaggaggaggaggtgtgtactaacagaacagaggaggaggag gtgtgtaataacagaacagaggaggaggaggtgtgtactaacagaacagaggaggaggag gtgtgtactaacagaacagaggaggaggaggtgtgtactaacagaacagaggaggaggaggtgtgtactaacagaacagaggaggaggaggtgtgtactaacagaacagaggaggaggaggtgtgtaataacagaacagaggaggaggaggtgtgtactaacagaacagaggaggaggaggtgtgtactaacagaacagaggaggaggag gtgtgtactaacagaacagaggaggtggtgatgtgtaataacagaacagaggag gtggtgatgtgtaataacagaacagaggaggtggtgatgtgtaataacagaacagaggaggtggtgatgtgtaataacagaacagaggaggtggtgatgtgtaataacagaacagaggaggtggtgatgtgtaataacagaacagaggaggtggtgatgtgtaataacagaacagaggaggtggtgatgtgtaataacagaacagaggaggtggtgatgtgtaataacagaacagaggaggtggtgatgtgtaataacagaacagaggaggtggtgatgtgtaataacagaacagaggagggggTGATGTGTaataacagaacagaggaggtggtgatgtgtaataacagaacagaggaggtggtgatgtgtaataacagaacagaggaggtggtgatgtgtaataacagaacagaggaggtggtgatgtgtaataacagaacagaggagggggTGATGTGTaataacagaacagaggag gtggtgatgtgtaataacagaacagaggagggggTGATGTGTaataacagaacagaggag gtggtgatgtgtaataacagaacagaggaggtggtgatgtgtaataacagaacagaggagggggTGATGTGTAATAACAGAACAGAGATGGTGATGTGTGAGGGAATGAAGGGAGAGCAATGA
- the LOC127912433 gene encoding uncharacterized protein LOC127912433 isoform X6: MNNRTEEEEVCTNRTEEEEVCNNRTEEEEVCNNRTEEEEVCNNRTEEEEVCTNRTEEEEVCTNRTEEEEVCTNRTEEEGVCNNRTEEEEVCTNRTEEEEVCTNRTEEEEVCNNRTEEEEVCNNRTEEEEVCTNRTEEEEVCTNRTEEEEVCTNRTEEEEVCTNRTEEEEVCNNRTEEEEVCTNRTEEEEVCTNRTEEEEVCTNRTEEVVMCNNRTEEVVMCNNRTEEVVMCNNRTEEVVMCNNRTEEVVMCNNRTEEVVMCNNRTEEVVMCNNRTEEVVMCNNRTEEVVMCNNRTEEVVMCNNRTEEVVMCNNRTEEGVMCNNRTEEVVMCNNRTEEVVMCNNRTEEVVMCNNRTEEGVMCNNRTEEGVMCNNRTEMVMCEGMKGEQ; encoded by the exons ATgaataacagaacagaggaggaggaggtgtgtactaacagaacagaggaggaggaggtgtgtaataacagaacagaggaggaggaggtgtgtaataacagaacagaggaggaggaggtgtgtaataacagaacagaggaggaggag gtgtgtactaacagaacagaggaggaggaggtgtgtactaacagaacagaggaggaggaggtgtgtactaacagaacagaggaggagggt gtgtgtaataacagaacagaggaggaggaggtgtgtactaacagaacagaggaggaggaggtgtgtactaacagaacagaggaggaggag gtgtgtaataacagaacagaggaggaggag gtgtgtaataacagaacagaggaggaggaggtgtgtactaacagaacagaggaggaggaggtgtgtactaacagaacagaggaggaggaggtgtgtactaacagaacagaggaggaggaggtgtgtactaacagaacagaggaggaggaggtgtgtaataacagaacagaggaggaggaggtgtgtactaacagaacagaggaggaggaggtgtgtactaacagaacagaggaggaggag gtgtgtactaacagaacagaggaggtggtgatgtgtaataacagaacagaggag gtggtgatgtgtaataacagaacagaggaggtggtgatgtgtaataacagaacagaggaggtggtgatgtgtaataacagaacagaggaggtggtgatgtgtaataacagaacagaggaggtggtgatgtgtaataacagaacagaggaggtggtgatgtgtaataacagaacagaggaggtggtgatgtgtaataacagaacagaggaggtggtgatgtgtaataacagaacagaggaggtggtgatgtgtaataacagaacagaggaggtggtgatgtgtaataacagaacagaggagggggTGATGTGTaataacagaacagaggaggtggtgatgtgtaataacagaacagaggaggtggtgatgtgtaataacagaacagaggag gtggtgatgtgtaataacagaacagaggagggggTGATGTGTaataacagaacagaggag ggggTGATGTGTAATAACAGAACAGAGATGGTGATGTGTGAGGGAATGAAGGGAGAGCAATGA
- the LOC127912433 gene encoding uncharacterized protein LOC127912433 isoform X5, which yields MNNRTEEEEVCTNRTEEEEVCNNRTEEEEVCNNRTEEEEVCNNRTEEEEVCTNRTEEEEVCTNRTEEEEVCTNRTEEEGVCNNRTEEEEVCTNRTEEEEVCTNRTEEEEVCNNRTEEEEVCNNRTEEEEVCTNRTEEEEVCTNRTEEEEVCTNRTEEEEVCTNRTEEEEVCNNRTEEEEVCTNRTEEEEVCTNRTEEEEVCTNRTEEVVMCNNRTEEVVMCNNRTEEVVMCNNRTEEVVMCNNRTEEVVMCNNRTEEVVMCNNRTEEVVMCNNRTEEVVMCNNRTEEVVMCNNRTEEVVMCNNRTEEVVMCNNRTEEGVMCNNRTEEVVMCNNRTEEVVMCNNRTEEVVMCNNRTEEVVMCNNRTEEVVMCNNRTEEGVMCNNRTEMVMCEGMKGEQ from the exons ATgaataacagaacagaggaggaggaggtgtgtactaacagaacagaggaggaggaggtgtgtaataacagaacagaggaggaggaggtgtgtaataacagaacagaggaggaggaggtgtgtaataacagaacagaggaggaggag gtgtgtactaacagaacagaggaggaggaggtgtgtactaacagaacagaggaggaggaggtgtgtactaacagaacagaggaggagggt gtgtgtaataacagaacagaggaggaggaggtgtgtactaacagaacagaggaggaggaggtgtgtactaacagaacagaggaggaggag gtgtgtaataacagaacagaggaggaggag gtgtgtaataacagaacagaggaggaggaggtgtgtactaacagaacagaggaggaggaggtgtgtactaacagaacagaggaggaggaggtgtgtactaacagaacagaggaggaggaggtgtgtactaacagaacagaggaggaggaggtgtgtaataacagaacagaggaggaggaggtgtgtactaacagaacagaggaggaggaggtgtgtactaacagaacagaggaggaggag gtgtgtactaacagaacagaggaggtggtgatgtgtaataacagaacagaggag gtggtgatgtgtaataacagaacagaggaggtggtgatgtgtaataacagaacagaggaggtggtgatgtgtaataacagaacagaggaggtggtgatgtgtaataacagaacagaggaggtggtgatgtgtaataacagaacagaggaggtggtgatgtgtaataacagaacagaggaggtggtgatgtgtaataacagaacagaggaggtggtgatgtgtaataacagaacagaggaggtggtgatgtgtaataacagaacagaggaggtggtgatgtgtaataacagaacagaggagggggTGATGTGTaataacagaacagaggaggtggtgatgtgtaataacagaacagaggaggtggtgatgtgtaataacagaacagaggag gtggtgatgtgtaataacagaacagaggaggtggtgatgtgtaataacagaacagaggaggtggtgatgtgtaataacagaacagaggagggggTGATGTGTAATAACAGAACAGAGATGGTGATGTGTGAGGGAATGAAGGGAGAGCAATGA
- the LOC127912433 gene encoding uncharacterized protein LOC127912433 isoform X28, producing the protein MNNRTEEEEVCTNRTEEEEVCNNRTEEEEVCNNRTEEEEVCNNRTEEEEVCTNRTEEEEVCTNRTEEEEVCTNRTEEEGVCNNRTEEEEVCTNRTEEEEVCTNRTEEEEVCNNRTEEEEVCNNRTEEEEVCTNRTEEEEVCTNRTEEEEVCTNRTEEEEVCTNRTEEEEVCNNRTEEEEVCTNRTEEEEVCTNRTEEEEVCTNRTEEVVMCNNRTEEVVMCNNRTEEVVMCNNRTEEVVMCNNRTEEVVMCNNRTEEVVMCNNRTEEVVMCNNRTEEVVMCNNRTEEGVMCNNRTEEGVMCNNRTEMVMCEGMKGEQ; encoded by the exons ATgaataacagaacagaggaggaggaggtgtgtactaacagaacagaggaggaggaggtgtgtaataacagaacagaggaggaggaggtgtgtaataacagaacagaggaggaggaggtgtgtaataacagaacagaggaggaggag gtgtgtactaacagaacagaggaggaggaggtgtgtactaacagaacagaggaggaggaggtgtgtactaacagaacagaggaggagggt gtgtgtaataacagaacagaggaggaggaggtgtgtactaacagaacagaggaggaggaggtgtgtactaacagaacagaggaggaggag gtgtgtaataacagaacagaggaggaggag gtgtgtaataacagaacagaggaggaggaggtgtgtactaacagaacagaggaggaggaggtgtgtactaacagaacagaggaggaggaggtgtgtactaacagaacagaggaggaggaggtgtgtactaacagaacagaggaggaggaggtgtgtaataacagaacagaggaggaggaggtgtgtactaacagaacagaggaggaggaggtgtgtactaacagaacagaggaggaggag gtgtgtactaacagaacagaggaggtggtgatgtgtaataacagaacagaggag gtggtgatgtgtaataacagaacagaggaggtggtgatgtgtaataacagaacagaggaggtggtgatgtgtaataacagaacagaggaggtggtgatgtgtaataacagaacagaggaggtggtgatgtgtaataacagaacagaggaggtggtgatgtgtaataacagaacagaggag gtggtgatgtgtaataacagaacagaggagggggTGATGTGTaataacagaacagaggag ggggTGATGTGTAATAACAGAACAGAGATGGTGATGTGTGAGGGAATGAAGGGAGAGCAATGA
- the LOC127912433 gene encoding uncharacterized protein LOC127912433 isoform X19, whose protein sequence is MNNRTEEEEVCTNRTEEEEVCTNRTEEEEVCTNRTEEEEVCTNRTEEEEVCTNRTEEEEVCTNRTEEEEVCTNRTEEEEVCNNRTEEEEVCTNRTEEEEVCTNRTEEEEVCTNRTEEVVMCNNRTEEVVMCNNRTEEVVMCNNRTEEVVMCNNRTEEVVMCNNRTEEVVMCNNRTEEVVMCNNRTEEVVMCNNRTEEVVMCNNRTEEVVMCNNRTEEVVMCNNRTEEGVMCNNRTEEVVMCNNRTEEVVMCNNRTEEVVMCNNRTEEVVMCNNRTEEGVMCNNRTEEVVMCNNRTEEGVMCNNRTEEVVMCNNRTEEVVMCNNRTEEGVMCNNRTEMVMCEGMKGEQ, encoded by the exons ATgaataacagaacagaggaggaggaggtgtgtactaacagaacagaggaggaggag gtgtgtactaacagaacagaggaggaggaggtgtgtactaacagaacagaggaggaggag gtgtgtactaacagaacagaggaggaggaggtgtgtactaacagaacagaggaggaggaggtgtgtactaacagaacagaggaggaggaggtgtgtactaacagaacagaggaggaggaggtgtgtaataacagaacagaggaggaggaggtgtgtactaacagaacagaggaggaggaggtgtgtactaacagaacagaggaggaggag gtgtgtactaacagaacagaggaggtggtgatgtgtaataacagaacagaggag gtggtgatgtgtaataacagaacagaggaggtggtgatgtgtaataacagaacagaggaggtggtgatgtgtaataacagaacagaggaggtggtgatgtgtaataacagaacagaggaggtggtgatgtgtaataacagaacagaggaggtggtgatgtgtaataacagaacagaggaggtggtgatgtgtaataacagaacagaggaggtggtgatgtgtaataacagaacagaggaggtggtgatgtgtaataacagaacagaggaggtggtgatgtgtaataacagaacagaggagggggTGATGTGTaataacagaacagaggaggtggtgatgtgtaataacagaacagaggaggtggtgatgtgtaataacagaacagaggaggtggtgatgtgtaataacagaacagaggaggtggtgatgtgtaataacagaacagaggagggggTGATGTGTaataacagaacagaggag gtggtgatgtgtaataacagaacagaggagggggTGATGTGTaataacagaacagaggag gtggtgatgtgtaataacagaacagaggaggtggtgatgtgtaataacagaacagaggagggggTGATGTGTAATAACAGAACAGAGATGGTGATGTGTGAGGGAATGAAGGGAGAGCAATGA